The following proteins come from a genomic window of Aequorivita marisscotiae:
- the istB gene encoding IS21-like element helper ATPase IstB, producing the protein MNTQTLEHMKQLRLYGMHRAFDSSLSPQSITYTRDELVAYLIQSEWDDRQNRKIERMTKAARFRYSAVMEAIDFDASRALDKNQIQRFASCDFIRQKQNILITGSTGAGKSYMASAIGHQACSLGFKVMYYNTNKLFTMLKTSKADGSYLKQINKLEKQDLLILDDFGLNALDALNRHSFMEIIEDRHGEHSIIIASQLPVEAWHEIIGEQTIADAILDRLVHNAHRIDIKGESMRKKMKNKY; encoded by the coding sequence ATGAACACACAGACATTGGAACACATGAAACAGTTAAGGCTATACGGTATGCACAGGGCCTTTGACAGCAGTCTTTCGCCACAGAGTATAACCTATACCCGAGATGAACTCGTAGCATATCTCATCCAAAGTGAATGGGATGACCGCCAAAACCGAAAAATAGAGCGGATGACAAAGGCCGCACGCTTTAGGTACAGTGCGGTAATGGAGGCCATAGATTTTGATGCCTCGAGAGCACTGGACAAAAACCAGATACAGCGCTTTGCGAGCTGTGATTTTATACGGCAAAAACAGAACATACTTATTACGGGAAGTACCGGTGCCGGAAAAAGTTATATGGCATCGGCCATTGGGCACCAGGCCTGTTCATTGGGATTTAAGGTTATGTACTACAATACCAACAAACTCTTTACCATGCTCAAGACATCAAAAGCAGATGGGTCTTATTTAAAGCAGATCAATAAACTGGAAAAACAGGATCTCCTCATTTTGGATGACTTTGGCCTTAATGCCCTGGATGCCCTGAACAGACATTCCTTTATGGAAATCATTGAGGACCGACATGGTGAGCACAGTATAATTATAGCCTCCCAATTACCAGTGGAAGCCTGGCATGAAATCATAGGGGAACAGACCATTGCAGATGCCATTTTGGACCGTCTTGTACATAATGCGCACAGAATAGATATCAAAGGGGAATCGATGCGCAAAAAAATGAAAAATAAATATTAA
- a CDS encoding heavy metal translocating P-type ATPase encodes METINIFETKKKNHKQGVKESFPVTGMTCASCAASVESVLKHTEGVFDASVNFANSSVLVEYDKELSPNQLQNALREVGYDIIIDAEDPSEVQQELQQKHYQDIKNRTIWSAILTLPIFVLGMFYMQWEPGKWISLVLAFPILFWFGRSFFINAFKQAKHGKANMDTLVALSTGIAFLFSVFNTFFPEFWLSRGIEPHVYYEAATVIITFISLGKLLEEKAKSNTSSAIKKLMGLQPKTLKIIENGEEKEIPISSVQVGQTILVRPGEKIPVDGEVSKGSSYVDESMITGEPVPVQKSQGEKVFAGTVNQKGSFQFTAEKVGGETLLSQIIKMVQQAQGSKAPVQKLVDKIAGIFVPVVLGISIVTFIVWMSLGGDNAFSQALLTSVAVLVIACPCALGLATPTAIMVGIGKGAENNILIKDAESLELGHKVNAVILDKTGTITEGKPLVTDIFWKDKLEDINEYKKVLLAIEAQSEHPLAEAVVNHLKDENIEKAEIASFESITGKGVKAQTENGSPYYVGNHKLMLEKNIQIDASLMQTAESLEEQAKTVIFFGNEKQVLAILAIADKIKETSKMAIATLQERGIEVYMLTGDNNKTASAVAKQVGITTNYQGEVMPSDKAAFVEKLQAEGKIVAMVGDGINDSHALAQANVSIAMGKGSDIAMDVAKMTLITSDLQSIPKALELSKRTVLGIRQNLFWAFIYNLIGIPIAAGVLYPVNGFLLDPMIAGMAMAFSSVSVVLNSLRLKRVKL; translated from the coding sequence ATGGAGACAATCAACATATTTGAAACCAAAAAGAAGAATCATAAACAGGGTGTGAAAGAATCATTTCCAGTTACGGGAATGACCTGTGCCTCTTGTGCAGCGAGTGTTGAATCTGTATTAAAACACACAGAAGGTGTGTTTGATGCAAGTGTTAATTTTGCCAATAGTTCCGTTCTTGTGGAATATGACAAGGAGTTGAGTCCAAATCAACTTCAAAACGCGCTTCGTGAGGTCGGTTACGATATTATAATTGATGCCGAAGACCCTTCGGAAGTACAGCAAGAACTTCAGCAAAAGCATTATCAGGACATAAAAAACCGAACCATCTGGTCGGCGATACTTACGCTACCCATTTTTGTGTTGGGAATGTTCTATATGCAATGGGAACCAGGCAAATGGATTTCATTGGTATTGGCCTTTCCAATTCTTTTTTGGTTTGGGCGCAGTTTTTTCATCAATGCCTTCAAGCAGGCCAAACACGGTAAAGCAAATATGGATACCTTGGTGGCGTTGAGTACCGGAATCGCCTTCCTCTTTAGTGTATTCAATACCTTTTTTCCTGAATTTTGGTTAAGTCGTGGCATCGAGCCTCACGTATATTACGAAGCGGCTACCGTGATTATCACCTTTATTTCCTTGGGGAAACTATTGGAAGAAAAGGCAAAATCAAATACATCTTCAGCCATTAAAAAATTAATGGGACTACAGCCTAAAACGTTGAAAATTATTGAGAATGGTGAAGAAAAGGAAATTCCTATTTCGTCTGTTCAAGTAGGTCAGACCATTTTGGTGCGTCCCGGAGAAAAGATTCCCGTGGATGGCGAAGTTTCCAAGGGAAGCTCATATGTAGATGAAAGTATGATTACTGGAGAACCCGTTCCAGTTCAGAAATCCCAAGGGGAAAAGGTATTCGCTGGTACCGTTAATCAAAAAGGAAGTTTTCAATTTACCGCTGAAAAAGTAGGTGGAGAAACCCTGCTTTCCCAAATCATTAAAATGGTTCAGCAAGCGCAAGGGAGTAAGGCACCCGTTCAAAAACTGGTCGATAAGATTGCCGGTATTTTCGTTCCTGTGGTATTGGGTATTTCCATTGTAACCTTCATTGTCTGGATGTCTTTAGGAGGCGATAATGCCTTTTCACAAGCCTTATTGACCTCTGTAGCAGTATTGGTAATCGCCTGTCCTTGTGCTTTGGGATTGGCAACACCTACCGCCATTATGGTGGGAATTGGTAAAGGCGCAGAAAATAATATCCTTATAAAGGATGCCGAAAGTTTAGAACTCGGTCATAAAGTGAATGCTGTCATTCTTGATAAAACAGGTACAATTACAGAAGGAAAACCTTTAGTAACTGATATATTTTGGAAGGATAAACTCGAAGATATCAACGAATACAAAAAAGTTCTTCTAGCTATTGAAGCACAATCAGAACACCCTTTGGCGGAAGCTGTAGTCAATCACTTAAAAGATGAAAATATTGAAAAAGCTGAAATTGCTTCTTTTGAAAGTATTACAGGAAAAGGTGTGAAAGCTCAAACAGAAAATGGTTCACCATACTATGTTGGAAACCATAAACTAATGCTTGAGAAAAATATTCAAATCGATGCTTCCTTGATGCAAACAGCAGAAAGTCTCGAAGAGCAAGCGAAAACCGTCATTTTCTTTGGCAATGAAAAACAAGTGCTGGCGATACTCGCCATTGCAGACAAGATTAAGGAAACTTCAAAAATGGCCATAGCAACACTTCAAGAACGAGGCATTGAGGTCTATATGCTTACTGGAGATAACAATAAAACCGCATCTGCTGTCGCAAAACAAGTAGGAATAACAACAAATTACCAAGGAGAAGTGATGCCTTCGGACAAAGCTGCTTTTGTTGAAAAATTACAAGCAGAAGGAAAGATAGTAGCGATGGTTGGTGATGGCATAAACGATTCCCACGCTTTGGCGCAGGCCAATGTAAGTATCGCAATGGGTAAAGGCTCGGACATTGCAATGGACGTTGCAAAAATGACATTGATAACGTCAGATTTGCAATCTATTCCCAAAGCTTTGGAACTATCGAAAAGAACGGTGTTGGGCATACGTCAGAATTTATTTTGGGCATTCATTTATAATCTCATTGGTATTCCTATTGCAGCAGGCGTTTTGTATCCAGTAAATGGATTTTTATTGGACCCAATGATTGCAGGAATGGCAATGGCTTTCAGTAGCGTATCTGTAGTTCTAAATAGCTTAAGGCTCAAACGAGTAAAACTTTAA
- a CDS encoding metal-sensing transcriptional repressor — translation MKGEQYKLPTDLILDIKSRLKTLSGQLNGIVKMLDEGKDPEQINIQFKSIDKGIQKAHYLLLDEVYRKALAIGIVKAVDSCPGNCGNEDKIEYLKSEFPNLELSDLTNKLKEIQAIETRLKNYNEKKG, via the coding sequence ATGAAAGGAGAACAGTACAAATTACCTACTGATTTAATCTTGGATATTAAATCCAGATTAAAAACTTTGAGTGGTCAATTAAACGGCATTGTTAAAATGCTTGATGAAGGAAAGGACCCCGAACAAATAAACATACAGTTCAAATCCATTGATAAGGGGATTCAAAAAGCACATTACTTACTGCTGGATGAAGTCTATCGAAAAGCACTTGCTATTGGAATTGTAAAGGCCGTGGACTCTTGCCCAGGCAATTGTGGCAATGAAGATAAAATTGAATATTTAAAAAGTGAATTCCCAAACTTAGAATTATCCGATTTAACTAACAAGTTAAAAGAAATTCAAGCCATTGAAACTCGATTAAAAAACTACAACGAAAAAAAAGGTTAA
- the merTP gene encoding mercuric transport protein MerTP has translation MGTAVFSAVSLKLCCWGPLLLTSVAGISGSSVYFSWLIALKPYLLVIAFLSLGLAFYQVYKKKKVDDCGNCDMAKPSFFKSKFYLWLVTVFVVVMTLVSYYPQIFHSTEKVGIVATNNTDIQTVKLNIEGMVCSGCEENINHSVNKIDGVTNVSTSFEEGTSIIEFDTTKTNVDEIKKVIQSKGYLITNSRD, from the coding sequence ATGGGGACTGCTGTATTTTCAGCAGTTTCCCTTAAACTATGCTGCTGGGGTCCTTTGCTACTTACAAGTGTAGCTGGTATTAGTGGAAGTTCTGTCTATTTTTCTTGGCTTATTGCCTTGAAACCTTATCTGTTGGTTATAGCATTTTTGTCATTGGGACTGGCCTTTTATCAGGTTTATAAAAAAAAGAAGGTGGACGATTGTGGTAACTGTGATATGGCTAAGCCATCATTTTTTAAGTCGAAATTCTATTTGTGGTTGGTTACAGTGTTTGTTGTTGTAATGACATTGGTTTCTTATTATCCACAAATATTTCATTCAACGGAGAAAGTAGGAATTGTTGCAACAAACAATACCGATATTCAAACTGTAAAGTTGAATATTGAAGGGATGGTATGCTCGGGTTGTGAAGAAAACATCAACCATTCGGTAAACAAAATTGACGGGGTTACAAATGTATCTACGTCTTTTGAAGAAGGGACTTCAATTATAGAATTTGATACCACTAAAACGAATGTCGATGAGATAAAAAAGGTCATTCAATCAAAAGGGTATTTGATTACAAATAGTAGAGACTGA
- a CDS encoding DUF4365 domain-containing protein: MQITFQIIGLSVTERDYGIDCYVELVNEKNRLTGDLASIQLKSKDTIDWNLDNTLTISNIKISTSNYWYRFPVPVFLCVTDNQKKEMYFVSVKNFIKKNFLTFAKQKTFNYSISKDMDFFDKKSGPSLFRLRYAFQDSRNLFENEMKTFLSTLERYHNFQDEHSYRDYHLPIESVDLIFFEAMYRNYFFIADYLLIEHPILSLRELKLKSKQVFKDDYYELYEHDLAQVVEDFRNLSLKIIKGLKQKVEAEKEYWITIDLNLFNYVTNIKDNGELPHY; the protein is encoded by the coding sequence TTGCAAATCACATTCCAGATAATTGGATTGTCCGTCACAGAAAGAGATTATGGGATTGATTGTTATGTGGAATTGGTAAATGAAAAAAATCGACTGACAGGGGATTTAGCATCCATACAACTCAAATCTAAAGATACTATAGATTGGAATTTAGATAATACACTAACCATATCCAATATAAAAATATCAACGAGTAATTATTGGTATCGCTTTCCAGTACCAGTATTTCTATGTGTGACGGACAACCAAAAAAAGGAAATGTATTTCGTTTCAGTGAAAAATTTCATAAAAAAGAATTTTTTAACTTTTGCAAAGCAAAAAACCTTCAATTATTCCATATCAAAAGATATGGACTTTTTTGACAAAAAATCGGGACCATCACTTTTTAGATTGAGATATGCTTTTCAAGATTCAAGAAATCTCTTTGAAAATGAAATGAAAACATTCTTATCAACCTTGGAACGTTATCACAATTTCCAAGATGAACATAGTTACAGGGATTATCATTTGCCCATAGAATCTGTGGATTTAATCTTTTTTGAAGCGATGTATCGAAATTACTTTTTTATTGCTGATTATTTATTAATTGAGCATCCAATTCTGTCTTTAAGAGAGTTGAAATTAAAAAGCAAACAGGTTTTTAAAGATGACTATTACGAACTCTATGAACACGATTTAGCTCAAGTAGTAGAAGATTTTAGAAATTTATCCTTAAAAATAATCAAGGGTCTTAAACAAAAAGTTGAAGCTGAAAAAGAGTATTGGATTACCATCGATTTAAACCTATTTAATTACGTTACTAATATAAAAGATAACGGCGAGCTGCCACACTATTGA
- a CDS encoding RNA-binding domain-containing protein, producing the protein MLSTAEIKSLIASGEGYNVEFKRNIPNKVKEVTEEICAFANAAGGTILLGVDDNNVIQGITFNNAKHSALQNSINEITPALHCEIYPLEVDGKELVLIEVPSGESKPYVLSGAIYVRQGPNSQKLTTVEEMRDFFQQADKIYFDEAPCKTIDIVQDIPDANIIQFRDLAGLNSTISNEQVFQNLKLITKEGYLKNGAALFFAKNPETFFEKAVIRCIALDGIDKRYIVDDKTMAGTLYQQFLQAMAWLKTKLNVRYDIEGVGSQPRKELWEIPETVFKEAIINALAHRDYYDKGARISIEVFTDRVEVSNPGGLVSGIPKNEFGKRSLSRNPLIFGLFERIRMVEQVGSGISRMRDLMVEEDLTPPEFNTEGIFTVTFRRPFDFDKWVDKWVDNLTDNRVGIIRAIHKDNKVSKRELEDIIGLSPTAIDNNIDALKDIGLIERMGGAKGGHWKINYILP; encoded by the coding sequence ATGTTAAGCACCGCTGAAATAAAATCCTTGATTGCATCTGGAGAGGGCTATAATGTGGAATTCAAGAGAAATATTCCAAACAAGGTCAAAGAGGTCACAGAAGAAATCTGTGCCTTTGCCAATGCAGCAGGAGGCACTATTTTATTAGGTGTGGATGACAATAATGTTATTCAAGGAATTACTTTCAATAATGCAAAGCACTCTGCACTTCAAAATTCAATAAACGAAATAACACCTGCATTACATTGTGAAATCTATCCGTTAGAGGTTGATGGTAAAGAGTTGGTGCTAATTGAAGTGCCTTCGGGCGAAAGCAAACCTTATGTACTTTCGGGTGCTATTTATGTACGCCAAGGCCCTAATTCCCAAAAACTAACAACGGTTGAGGAAATGAGGGATTTTTTTCAACAGGCCGATAAAATATATTTCGATGAAGCACCCTGTAAAACCATTGATATAGTACAAGATATTCCTGATGCCAATATTATTCAGTTTAGGGATTTGGCAGGTTTAAATTCCACGATTTCCAATGAGCAGGTTTTTCAAAATCTTAAACTGATTACAAAAGAAGGTTATCTTAAAAATGGTGCCGCTTTGTTTTTCGCAAAAAACCCCGAAACGTTTTTTGAAAAAGCAGTAATTCGTTGTATTGCCTTGGATGGTATTGACAAAAGATACATTGTTGATGATAAGACAATGGCAGGAACGCTATATCAACAATTCCTTCAAGCGATGGCTTGGCTTAAAACAAAGCTTAATGTTCGATATGATATTGAGGGTGTAGGTTCACAGCCACGTAAGGAACTCTGGGAAATTCCCGAAACAGTGTTTAAGGAAGCAATCATCAATGCGCTGGCACATAGAGATTATTATGATAAAGGTGCGCGTATTTCCATTGAAGTTTTTACTGATAGAGTTGAAGTTTCAAATCCTGGCGGACTTGTTAGTGGCATTCCTAAAAATGAATTTGGAAAAAGAAGTTTAAGTAGAAATCCTTTGATATTTGGTCTATTTGAAAGAATTAGAATGGTAGAACAAGTAGGTTCTGGTATCAGTAGAATGAGGGATTTAATGGTAGAAGAAGATTTAACGCCACCTGAATTTAATACTGAAGGTATATTTACTGTTACATTTAGAAGACCTTTTGATTTTGATAAGTGGGTAGATAAGTGGGTAGATAATCTTACTGATAATAGAGTTGGAATTATTAGAGCTATTCATAAAGATAATAAAGTTTCTAAAAGAGAACTTGAAGATATAATAGGCTTAAGTCCTACTGCCATTGATAATAATATTGATGCTCTAAAAGATATTGGTCTTATTGAAAGAATGGGTGGAGCAAAAGGTGGCCATTGGAAAATTAATTACATACTTCCTTAA
- a CDS encoding zinc-dependent peptidase yields MAYILISVVVILFAVHFYRKAKRHSVKSFPEDWHRLLMDNVLFYRNLSKNKQLIFQQKMMQFLSEVYIDGVQFELEELDKILIAASAVIPVFGFKEWHYTNLSGILLYPDNFNEDMQFSSKDNSRNIGGIVGNGRFEKQMILSKKALYHGFQNTTDKSNTGIHEFVHLIDKIDDQTDGVPERLLEHKYAIPWLNLIHREMESINDNHSDIRKHGGTNQAEFFAVASEYFFERPDLLKKKHPDLYKMLVKCFNQKPIS; encoded by the coding sequence ATGGCTTATATTTTAATTTCAGTTGTGGTTATTCTCTTTGCTGTTCATTTTTACAGAAAAGCGAAACGCCATAGTGTAAAGTCATTTCCAGAGGATTGGCACAGATTATTGATGGATAATGTTCTGTTTTATAGAAATCTCTCTAAAAATAAGCAGCTTATTTTTCAACAAAAAATGATGCAATTTTTAAGTGAGGTTTATATAGATGGTGTGCAGTTTGAATTGGAAGAATTGGACAAGATTTTAATTGCGGCAAGCGCAGTAATCCCTGTTTTTGGTTTTAAAGAATGGCATTACACCAATTTAAGCGGTATCCTTTTGTATCCAGATAATTTTAATGAGGATATGCAATTTAGTAGTAAAGATAACTCAAGAAATATTGGTGGAATAGTTGGGAATGGACGTTTTGAGAAGCAAATGATTTTATCTAAAAAAGCATTGTACCACGGTTTTCAAAACACAACCGATAAAAGTAATACTGGCATACACGAATTTGTTCATCTTATTGATAAAATAGATGACCAGACAGACGGCGTGCCAGAGCGATTATTAGAACATAAATATGCTATACCTTGGCTTAACTTAATCCATAGAGAAATGGAATCGATAAATGATAATCATTCCGATATCAGAAAACATGGAGGTACCAATCAAGCTGAATTCTTTGCCGTTGCATCAGAGTATTTCTTTGAACGTCCGGACTTGCTTAAAAAGAAGCATCCTGACCTATATAAAATGTTGGTTAAATGCTTCAATCAAAAGCCAATTAGTTGA
- the merA gene encoding mercury(II) reductase, with translation MKIKMPQNRETITLEIEGMTCKGCATHIEKDMNATEGVLSSTVNHETGKGEFNFDADKMSKANVIDAINSVGDYSVVNNVDEEEVSAVNSKGQNQFDLIIIGGGSAAFSAAIKAEGLGLTTLMVNAGLDFGGTCVNVGCVPSKNLIRAAETVRLATHSNFKGIKPKGADIDFTQIIKDKKALVSTLQQHKYMDVVSDFKNLTMLKGWAEFVDNKTILVNGKDTYTAANIIIATGATTNIPNIEGLNEVGYLTNVTLFDLEEKPESLTIMGAGYIGLEIAMAYNRLGVKVRIIEFTDRPLRSQTKDITDVLETQMKSEGIEVLPNFRAFKFEKDGDNTIIHCNCPDGSTTQIVEKGHIVVATGTKPNTSKLGLENIGLKLTESGHIIVNEKMETNISNIYAAGDVTITPAFVYTAATEGSTAVNNAFSSTKTSIDYSSLPWVVFTDPQIAGAGIDEIEAEKKEIPFEVSKLDLIHVPRALAAQDTRGFIKLIRNTETDKLIGARVVAPEGGELIQQLSMAIKFGITVKDLAESFYPYLTLGESVKLAAITFGKDVSKLSCCAS, from the coding sequence ATGAAAATCAAAATGCCTCAAAATAGAGAAACCATTACATTGGAAATCGAGGGTATGACCTGTAAAGGTTGTGCAACACATATCGAAAAGGATATGAACGCAACTGAAGGAGTTTTAAGTTCCACAGTTAACCACGAAACCGGAAAAGGCGAATTTAATTTTGATGCTGATAAGATGAGTAAGGCAAATGTAATAGATGCTATAAACAGCGTTGGTGATTATTCGGTTGTAAATAATGTCGACGAGGAAGAGGTTTCCGCTGTAAATTCCAAAGGCCAAAATCAATTCGATTTAATAATTATTGGTGGTGGTTCAGCTGCATTTTCAGCAGCCATTAAAGCTGAAGGTTTAGGGCTCACAACACTTATGGTAAATGCAGGATTAGATTTTGGTGGCACTTGCGTAAATGTGGGTTGTGTACCGTCTAAAAACCTTATTCGGGCTGCCGAAACGGTACGTCTCGCTACGCATTCCAATTTTAAGGGTATAAAACCTAAAGGAGCAGACATTGATTTTACTCAAATTATAAAAGACAAGAAAGCATTAGTTTCCACACTACAACAACATAAATATATGGATGTGGTAAGTGATTTCAAAAACTTAACAATGCTTAAAGGTTGGGCAGAATTTGTAGATAATAAAACCATTCTTGTAAATGGAAAAGATACATACACAGCAGCTAACATCATTATAGCAACAGGAGCAACTACCAATATCCCAAATATTGAAGGACTGAATGAGGTTGGTTATTTAACCAATGTGACCTTGTTCGATTTAGAAGAAAAACCTGAAAGCCTGACCATTATGGGCGCAGGTTATATTGGTTTGGAAATAGCGATGGCTTACAACAGATTGGGTGTAAAAGTACGTATCATTGAATTTACCGACAGACCTTTACGCAGTCAAACCAAAGACATCACAGACGTGTTGGAAACTCAAATGAAGAGTGAAGGTATTGAGGTTTTACCAAACTTTAGAGCCTTTAAATTTGAAAAGGATGGAGACAATACAATTATACATTGTAATTGTCCTGATGGTTCCACAACTCAAATTGTTGAAAAAGGACATATTGTGGTGGCTACAGGGACGAAGCCTAACACCTCTAAATTAGGGCTTGAGAATATCGGCCTAAAGTTAACAGAAAGCGGCCATATTATTGTAAATGAAAAAATGGAAACCAATATTTCCAATATTTATGCAGCAGGAGATGTCACCATTACACCGGCATTTGTTTATACAGCAGCAACCGAAGGTAGTACAGCAGTGAACAATGCGTTTTCATCAACAAAAACAAGTATTGATTATTCATCATTGCCTTGGGTAGTATTTACAGACCCTCAAATCGCAGGAGCAGGTATAGATGAAATTGAAGCAGAAAAAAAGGAAATTCCTTTTGAAGTCAGTAAACTTGATTTAATTCACGTTCCAAGAGCCTTGGCAGCTCAAGATACCAGAGGGTTCATAAAACTGATACGCAACACTGAAACCGATAAATTAATAGGCGCAAGAGTAGTTGCACCTGAAGGTGGTGAACTGATACAACAATTGAGTATGGCTATTAAATTTGGAATCACTGTAAAAGATTTAGCAGAAAGCTTTTATCCATATTTAACTTTAGGAGAATCTGTTAAACTGGCAGCGATTACCTTTGGGAAAGATGTTTCCAAATTAAGTTGCTGCGCGAGTTAA
- a CDS encoding heavy-metal-associated domain-containing protein: MKTLKFKTNINCGGCVSKVTPFLNKQEGVESWEVDTANPDKILTIESDGVTEEDVKATLQKVGFKAESVD; the protein is encoded by the coding sequence ATGAAAACTTTAAAATTTAAAACAAATATCAATTGTGGTGGTTGCGTATCAAAAGTAACGCCTTTTTTAAACAAACAAGAAGGTGTAGAAAGTTGGGAAGTGGATACCGCTAATCCTGATAAAATCCTAACCATTGAAAGTGATGGTGTAACCGAAGAAGATGTAAAGGCTACCTTGCAAAAAGTTGGCTTTAAAGCTGAATCTGTAGATTAA
- a CDS encoding ArsR/SmtB family transcription factor, translating into MKNNSCIRQQADIEQINRCKKTVSELNESFDYLANGLSLVGNNVRLKILYLLFEEKRLCVCDLSDILEMNISAISQHLRKMKDRNLLETERDAQTIFYSLTPEYSTLLNPFFEILDKNKVLETI; encoded by the coding sequence ATGAAAAATAATTCTTGCATTAGACAACAGGCAGATATTGAACAGATAAACCGTTGTAAAAAGACAGTTTCAGAATTAAATGAATCGTTTGACTATTTGGCAAATGGACTTTCTTTAGTCGGAAATAATGTTCGGCTAAAAATTCTTTACCTACTCTTTGAGGAGAAACGACTTTGCGTTTGCGACTTAAGTGATATTCTCGAAATGAATATTTCTGCTATCTCTCAACATTTGAGAAAAATGAAGGACAGAAATTTATTGGAAACCGAAAGAGATGCTCAAACGATTTTTTACTCACTAACCCCTGAATATTCAACATTATTAAATCCGTTTTTTGAAATACTCGATAAAAACAAAGTTTTAGAAACGATATGA
- a CDS encoding heavy-metal-associated domain-containing protein, translating into MTKLSIVPILALMLFSVQAKSQSKEVINQVVEVASMKQNATTVKFKITGITCAGCSNSIYNALKEVDGVLEHSVEYPGDIAVIEFDGSKTSIKALKLIIEKKGFKAEVIKGKV; encoded by the coding sequence ATGACAAAACTATCGATAGTACCTATTTTAGCTTTAATGCTGTTTTCTGTTCAGGCCAAATCGCAAAGCAAGGAGGTTATAAATCAAGTTGTGGAAGTAGCTTCAATGAAACAAAATGCAACCACCGTGAAATTTAAAATTACAGGCATTACTTGTGCTGGTTGTTCCAATTCGATTTACAATGCATTAAAAGAAGTAGATGGTGTTTTGGAACATTCAGTTGAATATCCAGGAGATATTGCTGTTATTGAGTTTGATGGTTCAAAAACAAGTATCAAAGCCTTAAAGCTTATCATAGAAAAGAAAGGGTTTAAGGCCGAAGTAATTAAAGGGAAGGTCTAA
- a CDS encoding thioredoxin family protein codes for MKRQIEIFTAGCPVCEPVVQLVKETAGKDCEITLHNLSEQCESKICVSKMKEYGVTRVPAIAVDGKLLNCCTNIEITKEDLVNAGIGSC; via the coding sequence ATGAAACGACAAATTGAGATTTTTACAGCAGGTTGCCCGGTATGCGAGCCTGTGGTACAATTAGTAAAGGAGACAGCAGGAAAGGACTGCGAAATCACACTTCATAATCTGTCCGAGCAATGCGAAAGTAAAATCTGTGTTTCAAAAATGAAGGAATATGGGGTTACAAGAGTTCCCGCCATTGCTGTGGACGGAAAACTACTGAATTGCTGCACCAACATCGAAATCACAAAAGAGGATTTGGTAAACGCGGGAATAGGAAGTTGTTAG
- a CDS encoding class I SAM-dependent methyltransferase produces the protein MKLDRKKHWETVYETKNPDQVSWTQEIPKISLKIIHSFKLNKDAKIIDIGGGDSKLVDYLLEEGYNNITVLDISEKAIAKAKKRLGEKASKVNWIVSDITEFEPDTSFDVWHDRATFHFLTTDDQIKKYTNIATIFVRGYLIIGTFSQNGPKKCSGLEIKQYNEEELTSELKKGFDKIQCITEDHLTPSNTTQNFLFCSFKR, from the coding sequence ATGAAATTGGACAGAAAGAAACATTGGGAAACAGTTTACGAAACTAAAAATCCAGACCAAGTAAGTTGGACACAAGAGATACCAAAAATTTCGCTGAAGATTATACATTCGTTCAAACTAAATAAGGATGCAAAAATTATAGACATTGGTGGTGGCGACAGTAAGCTTGTTGACTATTTACTTGAAGAAGGGTATAATAATATTACTGTACTTGATATTTCAGAAAAAGCAATTGCGAAAGCTAAAAAAAGACTGGGAGAAAAGGCAAGTAAAGTAAATTGGATTGTAAGCGACATTACCGAATTTGAACCAGATACATCTTTCGATGTTTGGCACGACAGAGCAACTTTTCATTTTCTTACAACAGATGACCAGATTAAAAAATATACTAACATAGCGACAATATTTGTAAGAGGTTATTTAATAATAGGAACCTTTTCACAAAACGGACCAAAAAAATGTAGCGGACTTGAAATAAAACAATACAATGAAGAGGAATTAACATCGGAATTAAAAAAAGGATTTGACAAAATTCAATGTATAACAGAGGACCACTTAACACCATCTAATACCACACAGAATTTTCTGTTTTGTAGTTTTAAAAGATAA